The Shewanella halotolerans region CAAAATCGTTCGAGCTGTAGTACCTCTATCTGAAATGTTTGGTTACGCAACTGACTTGCGTAGCGCTACCCAAGGACGTGCCTCATACTCTATGGAGTTCCTGAAGTACTCGGATGCGCCGCAGAATGTTGCAAAATCAGTTATAGAAGCGCGCGGATAATCGCAAACTAGTCTATAACTCATAATTGAATGCTATTACTCAGCAAGGCTGAGTATTTCTGAAAAGAAAGGAATATATCGTGGCTAAAGAAAAATTTGAACGTAGTAAACCCCATGTTAACGTTGGTACCATCGGTCACGTTGACCATGGTAAAACAACTCTAACTGCTGCTATCTCTCACGTACTGACTAAGACTTACGGTGGTGAAGCTAAAGATTTCGCACAGATCGATAACGCTCCAGAAGAGCGTGAGCGCGGTATTACCATCAATACCTCTCACATCGAGTACGACACTCCAACTCGTCACTACGCACACGTAGACTGCCCAGGCCACGCTGACTATGTTAAAAACATGATCACTGGTGCTGCACAGATGGACGGCGCTATCCTAGTAGTAGCTTCTACTGACGGTCCAATGCCACAGACTCGTGAGCACATCCTGCTTTCTCGTCAGGTAGGTGTACCTTTCATCATCGTATTCATGAACAAGTGTGACATGGTTGACGATGAAGAGCTGCTGGAACTAGTTGAGATGGAAGTTCGTGAACTGCTATCTGAATACGACTTCCCAGGTGATGACCTACCAGTTATCCAAGGTTCAGCTCTGAAAGCCCTAGAAGGCGAGCCAGAGTGGGAAGCTAAGATCCTAGAACTAGCTGAAGCACTAGACTCTTACATTCCAGAGCCAGAGCGTGCAATCGACGGTGCATTCATTCTGCCAATCGAAGACGTATTCTCAATCTCAGGCCGTGGTACTGTTGTAACTGGTCGTGTTGAGCGTGGTATCGTTAAAGTTGGTGACGAAGTAGAAATCGTAGGTATCAAAGACACTACTAAGACTACTTGTACTGGTGTTGAAATGTTCCGTAAGCTGCTTGACGAAGGTCGTGCAGGTGAGAACTGTGGTGTACTACTACGTGGTACTAAGCGTGATGAAGTTGAGCGTGGTCAAGTACTGGCTCAGCCTGGTTCAATCACTCCACACACTCAGTTCGAATCAGAAGTATACGTACTGTCAAAGGAAGAAGGTGGTCGTCACACTCCATTCTTCAAGGGCTACCGTCCACAGTTCTACTTCCGTACAACTGACGTAACCGGTACTATCGAGCTGCCAGAAGGCGTTGAAATGGTAATGCCTGGTGACAACATCAAGATGGTTGTTACTCTGATCTGCCCAATCGCGATGGACGAAGGTCTACGTTTCGCTATCCGTGAAGGTGGCCGTACAGTTGGTGCTGGTGTTGTAGCTAAGATCATTGCTTAATAGCATTTGATTTTACAAACACACTGAAAAAGGCAGCTTAGGCTGCCTTTTTTATTGCCTGCGATTTGTTGGCAGAGGGGGGCTAGCTTTTCTGATCTGGATAAGTATAATACTCGCCACTTTGAGAGTTAACGCATAACTGCTGTTAATTCGTTCAACGGGCTTGATCTTAAACTTTAGATCAGTATAATAGCCCCTCGCCTTAACCATTAGGCGAAGTTTGTCGGTTCTCGAAACCGACGTAAAATAATACAGCGACTCCGATTTGGAGTCGAACGGTTAAATCATCTCGCTCTGCTTTTCCAGTAAGGAAGAAGCTAGAGGGTGATTTTTTATGTGTCCATTTTAGGAGCTCTGGTCAATGCAGAACCAAAGAATCCGTATCCGCCTCAAAGGATTTGATCATCGTCTGATCGATCAATCTACCGCGGAAATCGTTGAAACTGCTAAGCGCACAGGCGCCCAGGTACGTGGTCCAATCCCACTACCAACGCGTAAAGAGCGTTATACCGTTTTGATCTCTCCACACGTTAATAAAGATGCGCGTGATCAGTACGAACTTCGTACTCATAAGCGTCTTGTTGACATCGTAGAGCCGACTGAAAAGACTGTAGATGCACTTATGCGTCTAGATCTGGCGGCAGGTGTTGACGTTCAAATTAGCTTAGGTTAATTGAGATCCTTAGAAGAGGTTTGAGAGATGGCTATCGGTCTTATCGGTCGTAAAGTAGGTATGACTCGCATCTTCACTGAAGATGGTGCGTCAATACCTGTAACAGTAATTGAAATTGCAGCTAACCGCGTTGCTCAAGTGAAAACTTTAGAAACTGACGGTTACCGTGCACTTCAAATTACTACTGGTACCAAAAAAGCTAATCGCATCACTAAACCAGAAGCAGGTCACTTTGCTAAGGCTGGCGTTGAAGCTGGTCGTGGTTTGTGGGAAATGCGTCTGGCTGACGGTGAAGGCGAAGGCATCGAAGTAGGTGCTGAGCTTAATGTTGATATCTTCGCTGACGTAGCGAAAGTTGATGTTACTGGTCAATCAAAGGGTAAAGGTTTCCAAGGCGGTATCAAGCGTTGGAACTTCCGTACTCAAGATGCAACACACGGTAACTCATTGGCACATAGAGCTAACGGTTCTATCGGTCAAAACCAAACACCTGGTCGCGTTTTCAAAGGTAAGAAAATGTCTGGCCACATGGGTGCAGAGCGTGTTACTACCCAGAATCTAGACGTTGTACGTGTAGACGCTGAGCGTAACCTGCTATTGGTTAAGGGTGCAGTTCCAGGCGCTACTAATGGCGACCTGATCATCAAGCCTGCCGTTAAAGCTTAGGTCTGAGGAGATAGTAATGGAATTGGTATTGAAAGACGCACAGAGTGCTCTTGAAGTTTCCGAAACTACCTTCGGCCGTGACTTTAATGAAGCACTGGTTCATCAGGTAGTTGTAGCATACGCTGCAAACGCGCGTCAGGGTACTCGTGCTCAAAAGACTCGCGCAGAAGTAACTGGCTCTGGCAAAAAGCCATGGCGCCAAAAAGGTACTGGCCGTGCTCGTGCTGGTACTGTTAAAGGCCCAATCTGGCGTGGCGGTGGCGTTTCATTCGCTGCTAAAACCCAAGATCACAGCCAAAAAGTAAACAAGAAGATGTACCGCGGAGCGCTTAAGAGCATTCTGTCTGAATTAGTACGTCAAGATCGTCTTGTTGTTGTTGAGTCATTCGGTGTTGAAGCTCCTAAGACTAAAGAGTTGAAGGCTAAGCTGAAAGACATGAAGCTGGAAGACGTATTAATTGTTACTCCAGAGATTGACGAGAACTTGTTCTTAGCTGCACGCAACCTGTACAAAGTTGACGTTCGCGACGTTGCTGGTATCGATCCAGTAAGCCTAATCGCGTTCGAAAAAGTACTGGTTACTGCCGATGCTGTTAAGCAAATCGAGGAGATGCTGGGATGATAAGCGAAGAACGTTTGCTAAAAGTTATTCTAGCGCCACACATCTCTGAAAAGAGTACTGTTTGCGCTGAAAATAACAACACGGTCGTTTTCCGTGTAGCTATCGATGCGACTAAAGCTGAAGTTAAAGCTGCAGTAGCTAAGTTGTTCGAAGTTGAAGTAGATTCAGTTCGCACTTTGGTTAACAAAGGTAAGACTAAGCGTCACGGTGCCCGTACTGGCCGTCGTAGCGATTGGAAAAAAGCCTATGTGACTTTAGCTGCTGGTGCTGACATCGATTTCGTCGGCGCTGAGTAAGCAAAGGAGAATTATCATGGCAGTTATTAAGTGTAAGCCAACCTCTGCTGGTCGTCGCCACGTTGTTAAAGTGGTGAACAGCGATCTGCATAAGGGTAAACCCTTTGCTGGCCTGTTGGCGAAAAAAGCTAAGAGCGGTGGCCGTAACAACACCGGTCGTATTACTGTTCGTCACGTAGGTGGTGGACACAAGCAGCACTACCGTATTGTTGACTTCAAGCGCAACAAAGACGGTATCCCTGCTAAGGTAGAGCGTTTGGAATATGATCCAAACCGTACCGCTAACATCGCACTTGTTTTGTATGCTGATGGTGAGCGTCGTTATATCCTTGCTGCTAAAGGCATGCAAGCTGGTGATCAAATCCAGTCTGGTATCGATGCTGAAATCAAAGCGGGTAACGCTTTGCCACTACGCAACATCCCAGTAGGTAGCGTTGTTCACGCAGTTGAAATGAAGCCTGGTAAAGGTGCTCAGATCGCTCGTTCAGCAGGTACCTACGTACAAGTTGTAGCTCGTGATGGCGCATACGCCACTCTACGTCTTCGCTCTGGCGAAATGCGTAAAGTGCCAGTAGATTGCCGCGCGACATTAGGTGAAGTTGGTAATGCCGAGCATATGCTACGCCAGTTGGGTAAAGCAGGTGCTAAGCGCTGGAGAGGCGTACGCCCAACAGTTCGTGGTGTTGCAATGAACCCAGTAGACCATCCACATGGTGGTGGTGAAGGCCGTACTTCTGGTGGCCGTCACCCAGTGACTCCATGGGGTGTCCCAACTAAGGGTTATAAGACCCGTAGTAACAAACGCACCGACAAGTACATCGTACGTCGTCGTAACAAAAAGTAAGAGGATTCGCCATGCCACGTTCTCTCAAGAAAGGTCCATTCATTGACCTACACTTGCTGAAGAAGGTAGAGAAAGCGATGGAAGCGGGTGACAAGAAGCCTATCAAGACTTGGTCTCGCCGCTCAATGATCATTCCTAACATGATTGGAATGACCATCGCTGTCCATAATGGTCGTCAGCACGTACCTGTGTTCGTAACTGACGAGATGATCGGCCACAAGCTTGGTGAATTTTCACCAACTCGCACTTATCGCGGCCATGCTGCTGATAAGAAAGCGAAGAAGCGTTAATACGGGAGACTCGAGATGGAAGTTTTAGCTAAACATCGTTTTGCCCGTACGTCGCCTCAAAAGTGTCGTTTGGTTGCAGATCAAATTCGTGGACTGCCTGTTGCTAAGGCTCTTGAAATTTTGACTTTCAGCCCTAAGAAAGCAGCTGTACTTGTTAAGAAAGTACTAGACTCTGCTATCGCTAATGCTGAGCACAACGAAGGTGCTGACATTGACGAGCTGAAAGTTGGAAAAGTCTTTGTAGACGAGGGTCCAACTATGAAGCGTATCATGCCACGTGCTAAAGGCCGTGCTGATCGTATTATCAAGCGCACCAGCCACATCACTGTGGTTGTGTCAGATCGCTAGGAGTTAGCAATGGGACAGAAAGTACATCCTAATGGTATCCGTCTGGGTATCACTAAGCCTTGGATCTCGACTTGGTACGCTGATAAATCAGATTATGCCAACAATCTAAGCAGCGACTGGGAAGTGCGTAAGTTTCTAGAAAAGAAACTTAAGCAAGCCTCAGTCTCTAAGATTGTTATCGAGCGTCCAGCTAAGAGTGTTCGCGTTACCATTCACACTGCCCGTCCAGGTGTTGTGATTGGTAAGAAAGGCGAAGATGTTGAAAAGCTGCGCAACGAAGTTGCTAAGTTGACTGGTATTCCAGCTCAAATCAACATCGCTGAAATCCGTAAGCCAGAGCTAGATGCGAAGCTAGTTGCCGAAGGCATCGCTTCTCAGCTAGAGCGTCGTGTAATGTTCCGTCGTGCTATGAAGCGCGCGGTACAGAACGCAATGCGTCTAGGTGCTAAGGGTATCAAAGTTGAAGTGAGCGGCCGTTTAGGCGGTGCTGAGATTGCGCGTTCAGAGTGGTATCGTGAAGGTCGTGTGCCTCTACATACACTGCGTGCTGATATCGATTATTCTACTGCAGAAAGTCACACTCAATACGGTGTGATCGGCGTTAAAGTTTGGGTCTTCAAAGGTGAAGTTCTAGACGGCGTTGTTCCTGCGCTAGAAGAGCCGAAACAGCAGCCGAAGCGTAAGCCTCGCGGTAAATAGGAGAGCTGGCAATGCTGCAACCAAAACGAATGAAGTTTCGTAAAATGTTCAAAGGCCGTAACCGCGGTCTGGCGAACGGCACTGAAGTAAGCTTCGGTGAGTTCGGTTTGAAAGCTGTTGGACGTGGCCGTCTGACTGCTCGTCAAATCGAATCTGCGCGTCGTGCTATGACACGTCACATTAAACGTCAAGGTCAAATTTGGATCCGCGTTTTCCCTGACAAGCCAATCACCTCTAAGCCTCTTGAAGTGCGTATGGGTAAAGGTAAGGGTAACGTTGAATACTGGGTTTGCCAGATTCAACCTGGTAAGGTTCTTTATGAGATGAATGGTGTATCAGAAGAGTTGGCTCGTGAAGCTTTCACTCTTGCTGCTGCCAAGCTTCCTATTAAGACTACCTTCGTAACTAAGACGGTGATGTAATGAAAGCGAGCGAACTAACTCAGAAGAGCGTTGAAGAACTGAACGCTGAACTGCTTGGTCTGCTGCGTGAGCAGTTTAATCTGCGTATGCAACACGCCACTGGTCAGTTGACTCAGACTCACCAGCTCAAAATCGTGCGTCGTAACATTGCGCGCGTTAAGACCATTATTACTTCTAAGGCGGGTGCATAATGACTGATAAAATCCGTACTTTGCAAGGTCGTGTACTTAGCAACAAGATGGACAAGTCTATCACTGTAGCTATTGAGCGTAAGGTTAAGCATCCTCTATACGGGAAGTTTATCAAGCGTACTACTAAGATCCATGCACATGACGAAACAAATCAGTGTAATGCTGGCGATATCGTGACTATTCGCGAATGCCGTCCGCTGTCTAAGACTAAGTCTTGGACTCTGGTTGAAGTAGTAACAAAAGCCTAATTTAATTAGGTGATTAGCGAAACGGCTCCTAGATTTGGGGCCGTTTTTATTTTTAATACTATCTATTCCTATTTTGCGGTGTTATACTTGCGCGCCATTTTAGACGTTATTTGGTCTAGAATGGTTTAAAAATGCCCCAAATATGGGATTAGTGAAGTAACGATAGCGGAGCACTTAAAATGATCCAAATGCAATCGACTCTAGAAGTCGCCTGTAACAGTGGCGCTCGTAGAGTTCAGTGTATTAAGGTCTTGGGTGGCTCTCATCGTCGTTATGCCGGTATCGGCGACGTCATCAAGGTTTCTGTAAAAGAAGCAATTCCTCGCGGTAAAGCGAAGAAAGGTGACGTGTATAACGCGGTGGTAGTCCGTACTAAGAAAGGCGTACGTCGTCCAGATGGTTCTGTCATTCGCTTCGATCGCAATGCAGCGGTATTGCTAAACGCAAACCTTGCACCGATTGGTACTCGTATCTTTGGACCAGTGACGCGTGAACTGCGTACAGAACAATTTATGAAAATTGTTTCTCTGGCACCAGAAGTACTGTAAGGAGCTTCAAAATGGCAGCTAAAATCCGTCGTGAAGACGAAGTAATTGTACTAGCAGGTAAAGACAAGGGTAAACGCGGTAAGGTTTCTCGAGTTTTACCAACTGGTAAATTAATTGTAGAAGGCATCAATCTGATCAAGAAGCACCAGAAGCCTAACCCACAAATGGGTGTGACTGGTGGTATCGTTGAGAAAGAAGCGCCAATACAAGCATCAAATGTAGCGATTTTCAACTCTGCCACTGGCAAAGCTGATCGCGTTGGTTTCCGATTTGAAGACGGCAAAAAAGTCCGTTTCTTTAAGTCGAACAGTGAACTCGTTAAGTAATTGGAGTAAACGATGGCGAAACTGCATGATAAATATAAAGAGACTGTTATCGCTGAGCTTTCTAAGAAGTTCGGTTATACCAGTGTCATGCAAGTCCCTCGGATTGAGAAAATCACCCTTAACATGGGTGTTGGCGAAGCTGTAGCAGATAAGAAAGTTATGGAGCACGCGCTTCGTGACATGACTGCTATCGCTGGTCAAAAGCCAGTTGTAACTGTTGCTCGTAAATCAGTTGCTGGTTTTAAAATCCGTGATGGCTACCCGATCGGCTGCAAGGTTACCCTGCGTGGTGAACGCATGTGGGAATTCCTTGAGCGTTTAGTTGATATCGCAATCCCGCGTATCCGCGACTTCCGTGGTCTGAGCGCTAAGTCGTTCGACGGACGTGGTAACTACGCAATGGGTGTACGTGAGCAAATCATCTTCCCGGAAATCGATTACGATAAAATCGATAAGATCCGCGGTATGGATATTGTTATCACTACTACTGCGAAGAATGACGAAGAAGGCCGTGCTTTATTAGACGCCTTTAACTTCCCATTCAAGAAATAAGGGTAGCGAAATGGCAAAAAGTTCAATGAAAGCACGTGAAGCAAAACGTGCCAAGCTCGTGGCTAAGTATGCTGAAAAGCGTCTAGCTCTTAAGGCTATCATTAGCAATCCAACTACTTCTGATGAAGATCGTTGGGATGCAGTTCTTAAGCTGCAAGGTCTACCACGTGACTCAAGTGCTGCGCGTCAGCGTAATCGTTGTAGTCAAACTGGTCGCCCACATGGTTTCCTACGCAAGTTCGGCCTAAGCCGTATCAAATTGCGTGAAGCTACCATGCGTGGTGAAGTTCCTGGTCTGCGTAAGGCCAGCTGGTAATACTTGTCACGGAGTAAGCTAATATGAGCATGCAAGATCCAATTGCGGATATGTTAACTCGCATTCGTAACGGCCAAGCTGCTAACAAAGTATCAGTATCTATGCCTTCTGCTAAGCTGAAAGTTGCTATCGCACAGACGCTTAAAGAAGAAGGTTATATCACTGACTACACCGTAGCAGGCGAAGCCAAGCCGGTTTTGGAAATCACTTTGAAGTATTTCCAAGGCCAACCAGTCGTTGAGACTATCCAGCGCGTAAGTCGTCCTGGTCTTCGTATTTACAAAGGTAAAAACGAACTACCAAAGGTGATGGGCGGTCTGGGTGTCGCAATCGTGTCCACTTCTAAAGGTTTGATGACTGATCGTGCCGCCCGCCAACAAGGCATGGGTGGAGAAGTTATCTGCTACGTAGCATAAGGAGCTAGCAATGTCTCGTGTCGCAAAAGCACCAGTCGCTATCCCTGCAGGCGTAGAAGTGACTTTAAACGAACAAACTATCACCGTAAAAGGTGCTAAAGGTAGTTTGACTCGAGTAATCAACGCTGACGTTTCTGTTGTTGTTGAAAACAACGAAATTAAGTGTTCTCCAGCTGAAGGCGTAACTAGCGCTGCACAAGCTGGTACAGCTCGAGCACTAATCAACAACATGGTTGTTGGTGTTAACGAAGGTTTCGAAAGAAAGCTGACTCTAGTTGGTGTTGGTTACCGTGCAAAGATTGCTGGTAACGGTATCGACCTGACTCTAGGTTTCTCACATCCTCTAGTACACCAGCTTCCTGACGGCGTAACTGCAGAGTGTCCATCACAAACTGAAATCGTACTTAAGAGTACTGATAAGCAGCTTGTTGGTCAGGTTGCAGCAGAAATTCGTGGCTACCGTCCACCAGAGCCTTACAAAGGCAAGGGTGTTCGCTATGCTGATGAACAAGTACGCCGTAAAGAGGCTAAGAAGAAGTAGGTAACGCGATATGGATAAGAAAACATCTCGCTTACGCCGCGCGACTCGCGCTCGTAAGAAGATCCAAGAGCTGGGCGTTAACCGTCTGGTTGTACATCGTACACCACGTCACACATACGCACAGGTTATTGATGCCAACGCGCAAGTTGTGGCGGCAGCTTCTACTGCTGAAAAAGCGGTATCAGAGCAGCTTAAATACACAGGTAACGTAGAAGCGGCTAAAGCAGTAGGTAAGACTATTGCTGAGCGTGCTATCGAGAAAGGCGTAACTGTAGTTGCATTCGATCGTTCCGGCTTTAAGTATCACGGACGCGTAGCTGCCTTGGCAGACGCTGCTCGTGAAGCTGGCCTACAGTTCTAAGGAATGATTAAAAATGGCTAAATTTGAAGCTCCACAAAAAGACGATCTGCAAGAGAAGTTAGTTGCAGTAAATCGTGTTTCTAAAGTAGTTAAAGGCGGACGTATCTTTAGCTTCACTGCACTGACTGTAGTGGGTGACGGTAACGGTAAAGTCGGCTATGGCTATGGTAAAGCGCGTGAAGTACCTGCCGCTATCCAGAAAGCAATGGAAAAGGCTCGCCGTAACATTGTTTCTGTTGAACTTGTAAATGGTACTTTGCACCACCCTGTTAAGGGCCGTCACACTGGTTCGCGTGTTTACATGCAACCAGCTTCTGAAGGTACTGGTATTATTGCCGGTGGTGCGATGCGTGCCGTATTGGAAGTAGCAGGCGTTCATAACGTTCTGTCGAAAGCATACGGTTCTACTAACCCGATCAACATCGTTCGCGCAACTGTAGATGCGTTGGTGCACATGAAGTCACCAGCTCAAATCGCAGCTAAGCGTGGCCTCAATGTTGATGAAATTCGAGGTTAAGCACCATGGCTACTAAAACATTAAAAGTAACTCAGACTAAGAGTTCAATTGGCCGTCTGCCTAAGCATCGCGCCACATTGACCGGTCTAGGTCTACGCCGTATTAATCACACCGTTGAGCTGGAAGATACTCCTGCTGTTCGCGGTATGATTAACAAGGTTTACTACATGGTTAAGGTGGAGGATTAATCAATGAAATTGAATACTCTATCACCTGCTGCAGGTGCAAAATCAGCAGCTAAGCGTGTAGGTCGCGGTATCGGTTCTGGCCTAGGTAAGACTGCTGGTCGCGGTCACAAAGGTCAGAAGTCACGTTCTGGTGGCGGTGTTCGCGTCGGTTTCGAAGGTGGTCAAATGCCACTTAAGATCCGTTTGCCTAAGTTTGGTTTTACTTCGCGTAAAGCGATGGTAACTGCCGAAATTCGTGTAAGCGAACTGGCTAAAGTTAACGGTGATGTTGTCGACTTGAATGCACTGAAAGATGCGAATCTTGTTACTCGCAACATACAGTTTGCTAAAGTCGTTCTTTCAGGTACCATTGAACGCCCAGTGACCGTTAAAGGTCTGAAGGTAACCAAAGGTGCACGTGCAGCTATCGAAGCTGCCGGCGGAAAGATCGAGGAATAATACGTCGATGGCAAAACCAGGACTTGATTTAAAAAGCGCGAAGGGCGGTTTATCAGAATTGAAATCCCGCTTACTGTTCGTGATTGGTGCGATTATCGTCTTTAGAGCCGGTTCGTTCGTGCCAATTCCTGGTATTGACGCAGCTGTATTAGCAGAGCTGTTTAATCAGCAGAAGGGTACCATCTTAGGCATGTTCAACATGTTCTCTGGTGGCGCCCTTGAACGTGCTTCTATCTTTGCTCTTGGTATCATGCCGTACATCTCGGCATCGATCATCATGCAGCTATTGACTGTGGTACATCCTGCTCTGGCCGAACTGAAAAAGGAAGGCGAGTCAGGACGTAAGAAGATCAGTCAGTATACTCGATATGGCACACTGGTCTT contains the following coding sequences:
- the tuf gene encoding elongation factor Tu yields the protein MAKEKFERSKPHVNVGTIGHVDHGKTTLTAAISHVLTKTYGGEAKDFAQIDNAPEERERGITINTSHIEYDTPTRHYAHVDCPGHADYVKNMITGAAQMDGAILVVASTDGPMPQTREHILLSRQVGVPFIIVFMNKCDMVDDEELLELVEMEVRELLSEYDFPGDDLPVIQGSALKALEGEPEWEAKILELAEALDSYIPEPERAIDGAFILPIEDVFSISGRGTVVTGRVERGIVKVGDEVEIVGIKDTTKTTCTGVEMFRKLLDEGRAGENCGVLLRGTKRDEVERGQVLAQPGSITPHTQFESEVYVLSKEEGGRHTPFFKGYRPQFYFRTTDVTGTIELPEGVEMVMPGDNIKMVVTLICPIAMDEGLRFAIREGGRTVGAGVVAKIIA
- the rpsJ gene encoding 30S ribosomal protein S10 codes for the protein MQNQRIRIRLKGFDHRLIDQSTAEIVETAKRTGAQVRGPIPLPTRKERYTVLISPHVNKDARDQYELRTHKRLVDIVEPTEKTVDALMRLDLAAGVDVQISLG
- the rplC gene encoding 50S ribosomal protein L3 — protein: MAIGLIGRKVGMTRIFTEDGASIPVTVIEIAANRVAQVKTLETDGYRALQITTGTKKANRITKPEAGHFAKAGVEAGRGLWEMRLADGEGEGIEVGAELNVDIFADVAKVDVTGQSKGKGFQGGIKRWNFRTQDATHGNSLAHRANGSIGQNQTPGRVFKGKKMSGHMGAERVTTQNLDVVRVDAERNLLLVKGAVPGATNGDLIIKPAVKA
- the rplD gene encoding 50S ribosomal protein L4; the protein is MELVLKDAQSALEVSETTFGRDFNEALVHQVVVAYAANARQGTRAQKTRAEVTGSGKKPWRQKGTGRARAGTVKGPIWRGGGVSFAAKTQDHSQKVNKKMYRGALKSILSELVRQDRLVVVESFGVEAPKTKELKAKLKDMKLEDVLIVTPEIDENLFLAARNLYKVDVRDVAGIDPVSLIAFEKVLVTADAVKQIEEMLG
- the rplW gene encoding 50S ribosomal protein L23, which produces MISEERLLKVILAPHISEKSTVCAENNNTVVFRVAIDATKAEVKAAVAKLFEVEVDSVRTLVNKGKTKRHGARTGRRSDWKKAYVTLAAGADIDFVGAE
- the rplB gene encoding 50S ribosomal protein L2, which codes for MAVIKCKPTSAGRRHVVKVVNSDLHKGKPFAGLLAKKAKSGGRNNTGRITVRHVGGGHKQHYRIVDFKRNKDGIPAKVERLEYDPNRTANIALVLYADGERRYILAAKGMQAGDQIQSGIDAEIKAGNALPLRNIPVGSVVHAVEMKPGKGAQIARSAGTYVQVVARDGAYATLRLRSGEMRKVPVDCRATLGEVGNAEHMLRQLGKAGAKRWRGVRPTVRGVAMNPVDHPHGGGEGRTSGGRHPVTPWGVPTKGYKTRSNKRTDKYIVRRRNKK
- the rpsS gene encoding 30S ribosomal protein S19, giving the protein MPRSLKKGPFIDLHLLKKVEKAMEAGDKKPIKTWSRRSMIIPNMIGMTIAVHNGRQHVPVFVTDEMIGHKLGEFSPTRTYRGHAADKKAKKR
- the rplV gene encoding 50S ribosomal protein L22, giving the protein MEVLAKHRFARTSPQKCRLVADQIRGLPVAKALEILTFSPKKAAVLVKKVLDSAIANAEHNEGADIDELKVGKVFVDEGPTMKRIMPRAKGRADRIIKRTSHITVVVSDR
- the rpsC gene encoding 30S ribosomal protein S3, whose translation is MGQKVHPNGIRLGITKPWISTWYADKSDYANNLSSDWEVRKFLEKKLKQASVSKIVIERPAKSVRVTIHTARPGVVIGKKGEDVEKLRNEVAKLTGIPAQINIAEIRKPELDAKLVAEGIASQLERRVMFRRAMKRAVQNAMRLGAKGIKVEVSGRLGGAEIARSEWYREGRVPLHTLRADIDYSTAESHTQYGVIGVKVWVFKGEVLDGVVPALEEPKQQPKRKPRGK
- the rplP gene encoding 50S ribosomal protein L16, with the translated sequence MLQPKRMKFRKMFKGRNRGLANGTEVSFGEFGLKAVGRGRLTARQIESARRAMTRHIKRQGQIWIRVFPDKPITSKPLEVRMGKGKGNVEYWVCQIQPGKVLYEMNGVSEELAREAFTLAAAKLPIKTTFVTKTVM
- the rpmC gene encoding 50S ribosomal protein L29; protein product: MKASELTQKSVEELNAELLGLLREQFNLRMQHATGQLTQTHQLKIVRRNIARVKTIITSKAGA
- the rpsQ gene encoding 30S ribosomal protein S17, which translates into the protein MTDKIRTLQGRVLSNKMDKSITVAIERKVKHPLYGKFIKRTTKIHAHDETNQCNAGDIVTIRECRPLSKTKSWTLVEVVTKA
- the rplN gene encoding 50S ribosomal protein L14, encoding MIQMQSTLEVACNSGARRVQCIKVLGGSHRRYAGIGDVIKVSVKEAIPRGKAKKGDVYNAVVVRTKKGVRRPDGSVIRFDRNAAVLLNANLAPIGTRIFGPVTRELRTEQFMKIVSLAPEVL
- the rplX gene encoding 50S ribosomal protein L24, producing the protein MAAKIRREDEVIVLAGKDKGKRGKVSRVLPTGKLIVEGINLIKKHQKPNPQMGVTGGIVEKEAPIQASNVAIFNSATGKADRVGFRFEDGKKVRFFKSNSELVK
- the rplE gene encoding 50S ribosomal protein L5 codes for the protein MAKLHDKYKETVIAELSKKFGYTSVMQVPRIEKITLNMGVGEAVADKKVMEHALRDMTAIAGQKPVVTVARKSVAGFKIRDGYPIGCKVTLRGERMWEFLERLVDIAIPRIRDFRGLSAKSFDGRGNYAMGVREQIIFPEIDYDKIDKIRGMDIVITTTAKNDEEGRALLDAFNFPFKK
- the rpsN gene encoding 30S ribosomal protein S14, encoding MAKSSMKAREAKRAKLVAKYAEKRLALKAIISNPTTSDEDRWDAVLKLQGLPRDSSAARQRNRCSQTGRPHGFLRKFGLSRIKLREATMRGEVPGLRKASW
- the rpsH gene encoding 30S ribosomal protein S8, coding for MSMQDPIADMLTRIRNGQAANKVSVSMPSAKLKVAIAQTLKEEGYITDYTVAGEAKPVLEITLKYFQGQPVVETIQRVSRPGLRIYKGKNELPKVMGGLGVAIVSTSKGLMTDRAARQQGMGGEVICYVA
- the rplF gene encoding 50S ribosomal protein L6; translation: MSRVAKAPVAIPAGVEVTLNEQTITVKGAKGSLTRVINADVSVVVENNEIKCSPAEGVTSAAQAGTARALINNMVVGVNEGFERKLTLVGVGYRAKIAGNGIDLTLGFSHPLVHQLPDGVTAECPSQTEIVLKSTDKQLVGQVAAEIRGYRPPEPYKGKGVRYADEQVRRKEAKKK
- the rplR gene encoding 50S ribosomal protein L18, whose translation is MDKKTSRLRRATRARKKIQELGVNRLVVHRTPRHTYAQVIDANAQVVAAASTAEKAVSEQLKYTGNVEAAKAVGKTIAERAIEKGVTVVAFDRSGFKYHGRVAALADAAREAGLQF
- the rpsE gene encoding 30S ribosomal protein S5, whose translation is MAKFEAPQKDDLQEKLVAVNRVSKVVKGGRIFSFTALTVVGDGNGKVGYGYGKAREVPAAIQKAMEKARRNIVSVELVNGTLHHPVKGRHTGSRVYMQPASEGTGIIAGGAMRAVLEVAGVHNVLSKAYGSTNPINIVRATVDALVHMKSPAQIAAKRGLNVDEIRG
- the rpmD gene encoding 50S ribosomal protein L30, which translates into the protein MATKTLKVTQTKSSIGRLPKHRATLTGLGLRRINHTVELEDTPAVRGMINKVYYMVKVED